One stretch of Mangifera indica cultivar Alphonso chromosome 9, CATAS_Mindica_2.1, whole genome shotgun sequence DNA includes these proteins:
- the LOC123226517 gene encoding transcription factor JUNGBRUNNEN 1-like encodes MNPEGISISKDYDGDDQMQQQLPGFRFHPTDAELVGFYLRRKVDKKPVVIELIKQIDIYKHDPWDLPKVSTTPENEGYFFCKRGRKYRNSIRPNRVTGSGFWKATGIDKPVYSEGGEGRECIGLKKTLVYYRGSAGKGIKTDWMMQEFRLLPNDNATLQEAEVWTVCRIFKRNVSYRKLISGCREASSSAKRRSTSMETTNNTYMALDSNNQQETYISFQAPNKPMMIDDHFNQVRNQQLALQQLSSSNNYNTIANSAVSMAPSSSPSFHNPYGNHHDLLAYENWDELRQVVEFAFDPNSHP; translated from the exons atgaaccCAGAAGGTATCTCGATCTCAAAGGATTATGACGGTGATGATCAGATGCAGCAGCAGCTTCCAGGCTTTCGTTTTCATCCAACAGATGCAGAACTTGTAGGGTTTTATCTTCGCAGGAAAGTTGACAAGAAACCAGTCGTTATTGAACTCATCAAGCAGATTGATATCTACAAGCATGATCCATGGGATCTTCCAA AAGTTAGCACTACACCTGAAAATGAAGGTTACTTCTTCTGCAAAAGAGGGAGAAAGTACAGAAACAGCATAAGGCCAAATAGAGTGACGGGTTCTGGGTTCTGGAAAGCAACAGGCATCGACAAACCTGTGTATTCTGAGGGAGGAGAAGGTCGTGAGTGCATTGGTCTTAAGAAAACACTTGTTTACTACCGTGGAAGTGCAGGAAAAGGCATCAAAACTGACTGGATGATGCAAGAATTTCGCCTTCTTCCCAATGATAATGCCACCCTCCAAGAAGCG GAAGTATGGACTGTATGTCGAATCTTCAAGCGAAATGTGTCATACAGAAAGCTGATTTCAGGTTGCAGGGAAGCATCTTCTTCAGCGAAACGCCGTTCAACATCAATGGAAACAACCAATAACACATACATGGCTCTGGATTCAAACAATCAGCAGGAAACCTACATCAGTTTCCAAGCTCCAAATAAGCCGATGATGATCGACGATCATTTCAACCAAGTCAGGAACCAGCAGTTAGCTTTACAACAGTTGAGCAGCAGTAACAATTATAACACCATAGCCAATTCTGCGGTATCAATGGCGCCGTCATCGTCTCCAAGCTTTCATAATCCATATGGGAATCATCATGATTTGTTGGCGTATGAGAACTGGGATGAGCTCCGACAAGTCGTAGAATTTGCTTTCGATCCGAATTCTCACCCCTGA